The genomic segment aaatgaaaaaccaaTTAGGGCTCAGGAGGGGGGTCCTTTCGCGTTTTGATCCCTTGGCAATTCAAACTCCCACCTTATGGTTGGAGGTGCGGGGTCTTTTACCTCTGTGATATCCGTCCCTTATCCTTGACTAAAGTTACTGGCCGGCTAAATTACAATGAAAAAGACTTAAATGGCATGGAATTGTAAGTAGTTTATAGATTAAGAATGTTTCTTCATGGTTCTATGCAGTTTCTTCTGAACATGTGTTTGTCAATAATAGCTCCATATAATGGCAGTTTGACTTGTAGTTTTGCTGCTCAACCCATATCAGTCATGTGAACATGTTTATGTGATGTTCTCATTTTCCATCGTATGAGTATTGACGTTTATGCTGCTATATGTAGACAGATGGAGTCCATTCCTTGAATTTTATTCTAATTGATGGGACGTGGAGCAATTCGGGTGCAATGTTCAGCCGTTTGAAGGTACTTCAGCCTGCAAATGTAACTCTTAATTTTACATCCCATTTCCATTATTAACTTACAATTTCTTGTCATTAACAttgtcaaaaagaaaaagaagaatgataAATAATAAGTTGAGGTTTAACCAATTAGATTTAAGTACTTATATTACAGGACATTAGGAAAGGTTCTGCCTCTACTGAGGTGATTACTTTAGTTGCTTTCAAGTTAGTTATCTTATATGCACAAATTTCAATTGCAGTTCTACATGTTAGAGCCACTTAAATATGTTAATGAAGCTTTATCAGGAAAAAGAATAAGATAATTAACTTGCATACCTGCCGAAAGTTGCAGAATACTTGTGTCTTTTATGTGTGAAAAGTTATGTTTTAAAGGGCACTAGAAGTTGCAAAAAAGAGATTACACCGATTGGTATTGCAGTGACTGAGCAAATCATTAACATCTTCATCAACTTGCTTGTACCAAACAAAGGCAGCCGTATTTTTGTCCACCTCCTTTTCTCCCAAAGAAAATTAAGTTATACTTGGGTTCAACTTTTAGCAATAGAGAAGGTAGACAAAAGAGAGACACGTGTATGTGTAGTACAAGATTGTTAGTTGGATACAAATGAGTAAAAACTTAATACAACGAATTATTCACGTCAGTTCTTTAGTTTCTCATGTCATGCCAAAGTTGCATTGATGTTAGGATTCATTTGAGTTTGGAAAATGTGAATTAATTTCTCAAAGACAAACAGTTGATCTGAGATGTTTAATGATTAGGAACGGTACAAGTTAATGTGGGGTGAGGAGGAGATTCCTTGCATAACGCTGAACACAGGAGCATCCTTGATGCATAAACTCAGGTAGGATCCGTTATCCCAAATCTGCAGCGATGGCTCATTCATCTTTAATACTTTCCCTTCGGCTTTTCATGAGTCATGGCTTATGTTTTGACCAAGTGCAGACCCCAACCATCATGGGATCGTACATGTACAGCAGCAGCAGCAATAGGCCTCCTCGATGAGCTGCATGACCTTCCAAATTTTGTTTCCTATGGATTGGACAAACAGGCTAAAGCACTTGAAGATGCTGTGGAGGTTTTGTTAGATTCACTTACAGCTCGACGGCTTCGCATGGGTAGGTCCATCACCCGTAAACAAAGACACAATCGTGACATCCTTTAACAATGGAAGCAGTTTTTTCACTGGCAGATTGACATCGGCATTTTTGAAGGTAAAAACCCAGTCTTTACTGGCATTTCACTTCTGACAAATGGTGAGGCCAACGGCAAAAATGCTAGGCCACATAGATACAGCAGAATGACAATTGGACTAACATGTTCTCATAGAGAAGTAATACGAGTTACAAGTTTGAAAGAGATCCAGATCATTTTGGACAGTTTTGTTTTCCCAGTTTTTACACAATGTTTTGGTTTCTCTATGGATTTGCTTCTCCATACAGTGTTTTAGTTAGAAAAAAAATGTCAAGAACTCTTAATAGTAGTCATATAGGATCGACATATCAGAGGAACAATTATTGGTTCTTGGAGTAATGAGCTTATTATCTGTCTTTTGCCTTTGTTTTCTTGGCTAATACTGTTAAACCCTTTCATTGGAAGCAATGCCTTTTGAATAAGGGCATTTGATgttcaaaattaaataatttgggtgcatttttttatttctgggCTCTCGAGGAAGAAACAGACGGTTGATGCTACAAAaggcagaatttttttttctgaaaaggCTTGTTCAACTTTTGCCAAAGCCAAGCCAAAATAATGTGTAgtgttttcttttattaaatCTTGTTGGCATGTACTTTCAACCGATGTTGCTTagactttttaaaaatgttgCGGAATGCATGTCAGATCCTTCAAAAGTAGCGCGTTTTTGGAGGATCAGACACCGGTGGTGCGGTAACATTTTTGGAGAGGTCGAAAGAACATAGCTTTAAACACCAATAGGTTGATCAAGGAGGGATTCAACACAGTGCGTCTCGACTTGAAATGTGTGTTGAGTGAACAACTTATAACATAAAGGATAAGATTTAACACGACATGATAATGGTTGCAGAGATATTCTGATCAAAGTCTTGTTCTACTTGTAATTCTTTTCCTGAATATCTTCTGTACCCGCTTTATATCCATATTTTCCCTCTCCATTCCCTTCTAGAATActcttttcctttccatttaGTTCCCAGTGGGTTCATTCTTAATTAAAGACATAGTAAGGACAAGAAAGTCTTGACCACTACCAAGTTGTGTGTTGACACTATAAACTATTCCCGTCCTGAGATCACATAAGTTAGAGAGTCCaaattattgaatttttttttattgttagtGAAATATGAAGTTCATTTTAATATCAATAACTGATAACCGAAGGATGCGTATCTCCTTCAATCATGAATCAATGTCTAGTCGGATGAGATTGACTTGATGTCCATGGTTGTTACTAAAATAGCCTGTCTCCATCTTTTTGTGTGGTCGAAATTAGGAATTACTGAAAGTTTTGTGGCACAATTTAGCGTCCAAGGGATGTAACCAGCTTAAAGATAGAATAACTAGAAAGATATTGGAACTGCGTTGTTCAATGAAGGAGCAGCCCGGTGCCAAAGCATCCCATGTTGGGAGGGTCCGAAGAAGGGCCGCACCTAAAGAGTGTGATGCAGACAGCATACCCTGATGCAAGCATTAGTGTCTACAAGTGTTGTTCAATAAGCATATACTTTATTAATTTCAGCAGGACGTGACTATGTATACTTGATCAAGGTTCGATTTATACGATACTTTTAACAATGAGGAATTATTTGTCAACAAGCCAAGGCCCCTAGCCAAGAACACTTGGTCTTTGAAAGCGTTTGTGACTTGAACGTCTTGCTTACGTACTAAGGAAGTGCATATTTCCAAGAGCTACTTTAAGTCTGTAACCAACTTTCACGGAATACCTTTTAATTAAGTGGCTATTTCCTGATTTTGAAATGTGaatttaaaagttaattttaaaagagaagaacaAAGCAACTTGCAGAATTAAAGTAGTGATCTTGCTCCTATTTGACTAACTAGCAGTCACACTAATCATGTGCAAGCACTTTTCGTAGTACAAAATTGAAcggagaaaaaaggaaaatttactcCCACTGCTAAAACTCAACTAGTACTTACAGGGAATATTacatttttcccttttcttagTGGTACATATTTTCCCAGCAGAGATGATTTCTGCAAATTAAAACTATGTGAACATTGTATAAAAAAGTAATAGTATACGTCATACCATTAAACCCAATTAAATAAAGTAAGGTGGTCAAAGCTGTAGTATTGTCAAACATAGTTGcccataattaaattaaaaatacagAACCAGCCTAAAAAATCTATACAATTTTGAACCGCAGCATCTTAAGTTCTTCATTGAAATAGAAAATAAGTTACAATTTGTTTGAACTTTGATCCTTGAAACAATCGTGTAATTCTGGTATAACTGAATTCAGAGAATATAGCTCTTAATAGGGCTATAATGACAGTATCATAttcctcctttttttctcttataATAATCTCCTAGTAATATACTATCCATCTAAAACTTTTTTGTGTCTTGTAAACTTATCTGTGAGCAGTGACCAGTGTCTCTATAAACCTCAATCCATCAAATCTGGGCGCAAATTTATCTGAAGATGGTGATTCTTTCACAGGCTTTGAACAATTtccatcctttttcttcaaattatcaTCCTGAAACAAAACGAATTCAATAAATCCAACAGAATTCAAAATATGTCCATATATCATACTTATGTAGGGTCCAAGTCCCAGACCCATTACTTATATGCTAGATATGGGTGCTACTAACTTTGGTTCAAACTCAATGCTTGTCTTAAGAATTCGtggaatatgtataaattattaattcaaGAACCaagaaacttaaaaaaaaaaaaaaatgaatttaacaCTTATAAGCTTCAAATTCTGACCCCACCTTTGATCACTCACTGTCAATGGCGTATCTAACGTGGTAGATAGGGCTAACTTTCAACGCGGAATATAAATTTATGAGTAAAAacttattaaaattataataaatagtaTATATGAACCCATAAATTTAAACATAAGGTATTTAATGCTAAGAATCTTTAAGATTGAAtccataaaatttattttcaggATCCACCTCTGCTCACGGCCTACaattttattcaagaaaatataaaagGAGATAACTTTCTATGCACACAAACGACATTAAAATGATGCAGAACAGAGAATACATAGGAAAATCCGAAAAAACTTGGAAGTTTACCTTCTGAAGAGAAATTCGAACTTTGATAGAAGTAGTAGTGGTGGTGGATGTAGTACAAGACATGGCAGCAGCAGAAACAGAGGCTGCTAAGAGACCTGATTTCTTCATATTGTTTTTGATGGAAAATTAATTGTGATGATATAGAAATTGTGGGAGGTGGGAGTTAATAGTAGTTTACAGAAAGTGGAGGAAGTTGGGAGGttactcatattcatatagGACTAATTGGGACCATATAACTTGGTGTCAGAAAAAGTTCGCCGCAATTTAAccattctcaaattttctttaataaaaaaatttccatAGGGTAGGCCCATGAATAATGCAGCACGaaaaataatagtagtaatactGTATTAATAGTAAAAAGTTGTAGATTCGGATTGGAGCTTTGGCATTCAAATATGGAATTTTTCAACGCGTATTCAAATTTAGTTGCTCCAATTAGCGCTCTGTTAGTCGTCTAAAAAAAGGTCTGATAtcttttaaactttaattacATTCTAACCTCATATTTGTGGCACAGGAATAATATTAGCACTtgtctcattttatttattaataattgaAAAGGGTTATCTTTTTAGTTCCTTTTGTGGGTCAAAGGAAATTAGATATTAGAATACTGCCCTTATCAAGTGCACGCATTTTAACGATTGGCTCTTACCGCGGAAATTGTTCAATGGAGGTGCATTTTACCTTTTCTTATTGAAACGACTATACTAGTAAAATATACGTATATTGCTCCTTTCATATACTCCTTGCGTTtcaaatttatgtgatatttatCGCTTTTCGATGATtaatttgactagttttttaaattagataaaattagattaactcaatattttaaaattaaaatgtatTAAAAACTATAGAATAAGTACTATAAATTACTACAATTTTTCTCATGTCATGATATGAAAACATATAATTTAAAATGATGATCAAAGTTAACATGATTTGAATCTCGTGAAGCGAAAAATATCACAGGGACAGAGATACTTAACTGGTAGTGGAAAAAGATGGTCAAGCAAGCAAATAGTAATTGATATAAGTAGTTAGATACATGCATAATTCTTGAAATGGGAATTTGGCTTCATCTAGATGGCTTGCGTGAAAGACTTGATATTTAACAAAGTTGTAAAACCTAACGTTTGTGTAAATGGAGACGAGCCACTGGGAGAAAAAGACTATGTAGGGAAAGACTCAAAAGTTTCTTCTACAGTTCTAATACACTATAACTacattgatttcttttttaagaaaaaaaaaatatggagaatCAAAACAATAGAAAAAGATTTAAGTATTATATGCAAGGAATTCTAATTTGTAATATTACGAATTGAACTATAAGTTGGCTTTGGCTTGTGGTGAATGTTAACAAACTCGAGGGAAAAAATTAATCGATTATAATACTTACATTAAAccaattaatgaaaatatattatttatataaacTTTTATCATTTGATGATAGTAATAAATATTGTATTTCACTTTAATTTGTACAActtttaagaaatttttttctttatgtgGTGTAAATACAGAGACGATTATAACATTGTGTCAGCTAATTTATCTGAACCCAATACTTTCAACAtgaaacaaaatatttatatctaaaattcgataaaattacaataaataatatatctgtacccataatttttaaaatataatgagttgaacaattaaaatcttaaaaatgaaactcatAATATCAAATACTGCCCTCTATTTAAATATCACGTGTATTTTCCGGTTGTTTCGAGACACATTTTCAGTGGCAGGTTGGATTTTTCCAAAGACAAAGCTTGGGTTGGAGGTCGAAGGTGATAGGCGGATATTTTAAAGTTATTAGAGGCAAACAAATGAAAACAAGTGTATGCATCATATCAGTCCACGACAACTTTTGCTGTGTTTCATGGCCTCAGAGTGGGAAGTTTACAACCACTCATTACTCCATCTCCATGCGAAGTTGACATCTCACAGTAATTCACAAAATCTAACTTTCCTTCCATTCATGTTTACGCCGACCTATTGCTATCGGCCAGCCAGATGCTGATAATTCACAAAAACTAGGGATCCTGTAGTGCAGCTGGAAACCAATCCATTTATAACATGTTAAAATACAAAGATAACGTAAAAATTCTTAACGGTTTTAGTATAAATGAGCTCAAATTATATGAACGGAATGAATCACAGTAAAGAACGAAAACCCTGAGCTTCTTATATGACTTGGGAATTCTTATGCATTTGAGTTAGTTTTTGGGGTGTGAATTAGGTCAAGACCTAATTTGATATGGTACCAAAGTCAAACCCTATCCAATATGGGGGCTCTGGGTGTCAAGCAGTTGCCgaaggggggagggggaggtGGGGGTGTGGAAGCACCTGATTCATGAATGTGCACGCTCTAGACAGGATAGTGGAACCTTGGATAAAGAATGTCCGGATCTAGGCGTGAGGGAGTGATGAATGAAATAGATCTCACTGAGGACAAGAACTCTGGACTCCTTATAAGACTTAACTATCTTTCTCTATTTGAGGTAGCTTTTGTAGTGCAAGTTAGGTCCTTGAAAATACATTATTGCCAAACtaaccccctgtttggatggtggtttcccgtggttcattaatgtatggttttgtATGAAAGGATGTTTGTtttcattgttcttaaaattatgtggtatggtgttgtaaacccgTGGTTCATCCCATGGTTTATAACCTCGAAAAGTCCCAATTTTGTAACGGATTTGGTGATTTTTCgtttacgtatttcatttcCCCATTATACCCACCCTCCACCatcccccaccccacccctgctccaccctccaccatccaccccacccccactctaccactcacccccaccctacccaCACCACTCACCCCCACACCCGCCCTACCACGCACCCCcccctcatcccacaaccacccacctcacaccacccacccctccaaaGACCCACCACTTAGCCCCACCCCCACAACCACTTACCTCCACCCTACCACTCACTACCCCCAtcctcatcccacaaccacccacttcacaccacccaccccttcACTACCCACTACCTCTCACCACCACCCCcacaaccactcacccccaccctaccacccactacccccaccctcatccAACAACCACCCACTTCACACCACCCATCCCTCCACCGCCCCCACTcactacctacttatttttaaagtttctattttattctttacctgagttttattaatatatataaactaatttctaattaagagttaagagtATTTTAGTAAGCctacaagttattatacagtaCCTTACAGTCAAatcaaacaatacaaatgttattaaaccacaacaaacgatacagtctatccaaacattgtctTCAGCTAATTAATAtgcaatacaatacaatacaatacagcACCATATTGTACCATACtatactgtacattaatgaaccacgggaaacaaccatccaaacagagggtaAGAGGAATAAGAATGTGGACGACCCAATTTGGCTGGATATATTTCAATTTGTGAGGTTTATAGTTATACAGAGAAGTATAATTGGCCAATTTGAATCATGACAAGTGGCACGTCCAATTCCCTGTCAACCACTCCTTTCGTCAATTATTAAAGAGTAAATTATGTGACTAGTAACTTGGCATGGAACTGATATTCCTTCTGGTGGGCCAAATTTCCCAATTGAGAGATTCTGGAGCTGCTTGGGGACTATGATACAAAATAGTTTTAATGATCATTTTTTGGtcctgtttaaaaaaaaaaaagtatattatcATATTCAAATTCGATAAATGAGAttctaaaataatatttttgaatttaCTTGTGTAACTTGAAATTTCACGACAACGTTATTTTTCGGCAATAGGAATAAGTGTTTATTTGTAAATTTTATCCGAGATAATAGTGATACGGTTGACCATGAAAATAACTTGGAAGATGTTGTTTGTCAGATAGAACTGTACTAGttttactaatatatatatgagagggAATGAGGacttttttgtagtcctcacaggACTATATAGTAATTTTG from the Lycium ferocissimum isolate CSIRO_LF1 chromosome 11, AGI_CSIRO_Lferr_CH_V1, whole genome shotgun sequence genome contains:
- the LOC132035937 gene encoding uncharacterized protein LOC132035937, whose product is MKKSGLLAASVSAAAMSCTTSTTTTTSIKVRISLQKDDNLKKKDGNCSKPVKESPSSDKFAPRFDGLRFIETLVTAHR